In a genomic window of Mercenaria mercenaria strain notata chromosome 19, MADL_Memer_1, whole genome shotgun sequence:
- the LOC128550978 gene encoding sushi, von Willebrand factor type A, EGF and pentraxin domain-containing protein 1-like: MATVSCDYGYQPNLAFIHCITSGEWENATCEPKDCGSLSAIADGTFTSPVTTHGAKATYTCNVGHVLTGGDSTRFCDAGIWNGTVPICTPIVFQNCSNVKLCNPSYSDGEYCIYPEAMGGHKIKVFCYGMSTASPSEYIICETSYDLSPLFNNHH, encoded by the exons ATGGCTACAGTATCATGTGACTATGGTTATCAACCAAATCTCGCTTTTATCCATTGTATAACCTCGGGTGAATGGGAAAACGCAACATGCGAGCCTAAAG ACTGCGGTTCCTTGTCTGCAATTGCAGATGGCACATTTACATCACCAGTAACAACTCATGGAGCTAAGGCTACATACACGTGTAATGTTGGCCATGTTCTTACCGGAGGGGACTCGACACGGTTTTGCGATGCAGGAATTTGGAATGGTACAGTGCCTATTTGTACACCTATAG TATTCCAAAACTGTTCCAATGTGAAATTGTGCAACCCGTCATACTCTGATGGAGAATATTGTATATATCCCGAAGCTATGGGAGGACACAAGATCAAAGTATTTTGTTATGGAATGTCAACAGCGTCCCCATCGGAATACATCATATGTGAAACGTCGTATGATCTATCTCCTCTGTTTAACAACCATCACTGA
- the LOC123542539 gene encoding C3 and PZP-like alpha-2-macroglobulin domain-containing protein 8, with protein MPSTLPNVILQAIGEGIAVLDISMSYYISGNRPDNYIAVSVAIIKETLNSVTVKPCISWTGPATSGMLVAEVEMPTGFRPDNDALKVQKLIKRHETNGRNIALYFDGINRNGRTCVEVKMERADPVVKSQACHVTAYDYYEPTHQAMERYEFGLLKNATICSVCPLCQFCTGTTGVGQIGVGK; from the exons ATGCCGTCTACTTTACCAAATGTTATATTGCAAGCAATTGGAGAGGGGATAGCAGTATTAGAT ATTTCGATGTCTTACTACATATCTGGAAATAGACCTGACAACTACATTGCAGTGTCAGTAGCAATAATAAAGGAAACACTTAATTCTGTTACGGTTAAACCTTGTATAAG CTGGACAGGACCTGCAACAAGCGGTATGCTAGTCGCAGAAGTGGAAATGCCTACTGGATTCCGACCAGATAATGACGCACTCAAAGTACAGAAACTGATTAAAAGGCACGAGACAAACGGGCGAAATATCGCACTCTACTTTGACGGC ATCAACCGCAATGGGCGTACCTGTGTAGAGGTAAAAATGGAAAGAGCTGACCCAGTTGTGAAGAGTCAAGCCTGCCACGTGACAGCTTATGACTACTACGAACCga CACACCAAGCCATGGAGAGGTACGAATTTGGTCTTTTGAAGAACGCAACTATCTGTTCTGTGTGTCCACTCTGCCAGTTTTGCACCGGGACAACCGGAGTTGGACAG ATTGGTGTTGGAAAGTAA